One window of Elusimicrobiota bacterium genomic DNA carries:
- a CDS encoding addiction module toxin, HicA family codes for MKRKDLIRHLLDNKCVLLREGGKYSVFQNPVNGKEVPVTRHLELADFAARKICKELEIPLMH; via the coding sequence ATGAAGCGCAAAGACCTCATCCGTCACCTTCTCGACAACAAGTGCGTCCTTCTCCGGGAGGGCGGCAAGTATTCCGTCTTCCAGAACCCGGTCAACGGCAAAGAAGTCCCGGTCACCCGGCACCTCGAGCTCGCGGACTTCGCCGCCCGCAAGATCTGCAAGGAACTCGAGATTCCGTTGATGCACTGA
- the hemG gene encoding protoporphyrinogen oxidase, with amino-acid sequence MRVLVIGGGITGLSCAYDLLKAQGASRPCCAGPASAAAAKGKDGLEVALLEASGRLGGKVLGDELLGVPLDAGPDSILSTRPWALELARELGLGEEVLSTERKVRHVYLYARGRLHLYPEGVMMLMPSKVLPFLRSDLMTMPAKLRMACEAFVRPMTPGREESMAAFARRRFGEAAVRSIVEPALAGIYAGDPEQLSLDSTFPMLRDYEQRFGSVLRGLYLGPRRPRPAPGAPTMFITFRRGIAQLSETLAERVRPCVRLNARVLALRREGGVWKAALERGETLEAERIVMAASADAAAPMLRDQDAALADALGGFEFSSTAAVNLLYAPSALERIPPGFGFLVERGAGAAGTPQDPAARAEGSTTAARVSLTAATFVSRKFPGRAPADKVLLRAYLGGRGREAPLGSDDETLLRTVRADLRTILGLEEAPLGAKVHRWTKANALYNVGHAGRVAAVERRAGAQEGLLFAGGCYRGIGVPECVRSGREAARRVLSTSGALTGAVV; translated from the coding sequence ATGAGGGTCCTCGTCATCGGGGGAGGCATAACCGGCCTCAGCTGCGCTTACGACCTCCTCAAGGCGCAGGGGGCCTCCCGGCCCTGCTGCGCCGGACCCGCCTCGGCCGCGGCGGCGAAGGGGAAGGACGGCCTCGAGGTGGCCCTGCTCGAAGCCTCGGGCCGCCTGGGCGGCAAGGTGCTCGGCGACGAGCTCCTCGGCGTGCCGCTCGACGCGGGCCCCGACTCGATCCTCTCCACCCGTCCCTGGGCGCTCGAGCTCGCGCGCGAGCTGGGCCTCGGCGAAGAGGTCCTCAGCACCGAGCGCAAGGTCCGCCACGTCTATCTCTACGCGCGCGGACGCCTGCACCTCTACCCCGAGGGCGTGATGATGCTCATGCCCTCGAAGGTACTCCCTTTCCTGCGCTCCGACCTGATGACCATGCCGGCGAAGCTGCGCATGGCCTGCGAGGCCTTCGTCCGGCCCATGACGCCGGGCCGGGAGGAGTCCATGGCCGCGTTCGCCCGCCGCCGCTTCGGCGAGGCGGCCGTGCGGAGCATCGTCGAGCCGGCGCTGGCCGGCATCTATGCGGGCGACCCCGAGCAGCTCAGTCTCGACTCCACCTTCCCGATGCTGCGCGACTATGAGCAGCGCTTCGGCAGCGTGCTGCGCGGGCTCTACCTCGGGCCCCGGCGGCCGCGGCCGGCCCCCGGCGCCCCGACCATGTTCATCACCTTCCGGCGCGGCATCGCCCAGCTCTCCGAGACCCTCGCCGAACGCGTGCGCCCCTGCGTCCGCCTGAACGCGCGCGTCCTCGCGCTTCGCCGCGAGGGCGGCGTCTGGAAGGCCGCGCTCGAAAGAGGGGAGACCCTCGAGGCCGAGCGGATCGTCATGGCCGCGAGCGCCGACGCCGCCGCGCCCATGCTGCGCGACCAGGACGCCGCGCTCGCCGACGCGCTCGGAGGCTTCGAGTTCTCATCGACCGCCGCCGTGAACCTCCTCTATGCTCCCTCGGCGCTCGAGCGCATCCCGCCCGGCTTCGGCTTCCTCGTGGAGCGGGGGGCGGGCGCCGCGGGGACCCCGCAGGACCCCGCGGCACGGGCCGAAGGGAGCACGACCGCGGCCCGCGTTTCTCTCACCGCCGCGACCTTCGTCTCGCGCAAGTTCCCCGGCCGGGCCCCGGCCGACAAGGTCCTGCTGCGCGCCTACCTCGGCGGGCGCGGCCGCGAGGCCCCGCTCGGCTCCGACGACGAGACCCTTCTGCGGACCGTGCGCGCGGACCTGCGGACGATCCTCGGGCTCGAGGAGGCGCCGCTCGGCGCGAAGGTGCACCGCTGGACGAAGGCCAACGCCCTCTACAACGTGGGGCACGCCGGCCGCGTCGCGGCCGTCGAGCGGCGCGCCGGCGCCCAGGAAGGGCTGCTCTTCGCCGGCGGCTGCTACCGCGGCATCGGCGTGCCCGAATGCGTGCGCTCCGGCCGCGAGGCGGCGCGCCGCGTGCTTTCGACGTCCGGCGCCCTGACGGGCGCCGTCGTATAG
- a CDS encoding insulinase family protein has protein sequence MKFRKSVLIAAFAFVGWTCATLSAAGLGVEAAPAPKAAAPRAAMAPPKLVETPLPGDALGVTVHRLKNGLTVYLSPNHEQPRVAAWIAVRAGSRHDPADSTGMAHYLEHMFFKGSSKLGTLDFGREKEHLDAISRLYEEHFVTTDTAKRKDIYARIDRENAEAAKAEVPNELDKVYKALGFRGINAFTSNEMTVYVSDLPKNRLETWAKLESDRFAHPVFRLFQTELETVYEEKNRSNDNPGRILNEALDAALYGEHPYGRTTLGSIEHLKNPSLKKMYEFQARNYVPNNMALALAGDFDRKEALALVEKWFGTWTPKPVEPPPAYALPALSAPKRVEVQYEAEEMAIVAWPLPPYGHPDRDALTVMDMVMDNSESGIVNLTLNQAQKVKRAGSGTDFMNEAGSWSLWVVPKDSQTLEQAEALLMGTVAKLKAGEFSDGDLKAIITNFEISEKRKQEGNEARVGEPGYAFIHGEEWEHAVTRLERLRRVTKADVLRVAGTYLGEGRVVAFRRRGKPEIPSIQKPGFSKIEIARDRESAFAKDLLAMPAKPIEPRWLEAGRDYKVVKTAFGELVYAKNPFNDLFSLDLHFERGHKHARELCAAFDLLELSGAGDLSAEAFKKKLYALGTSIGYGCGEQSSSVHVSGLEKNLEESLRLMRLRFASPNLEADTLKKMVEVRIGAHKDNKVNPGYVSYALGEWAARGKESGVLAELSDAELKALDEGKLKALLKDFLGWRHRAGYVGTLPEGKVAGLLDLPGAAWKPTPEYRPLTYRHPEGPEVFFTHRDMVQSQVGLIAADEVYDPAKAVDYNYYSDYMGGGMSAVLFQEIREARSLAYSAQGGYTTVSHKGDLNRLWGRLGTQADKTIEATTLLRDLLTKLPPAEDRFRETKRGIEERYRTSPVEFRDIPGTVLYWEDMGFAKDPRPERFQRALGYRFEELVGFAKRFESKPKTLYILGNRSRVDLEGLKKLGAYSEKSLSEIFPY, from the coding sequence ATGAAGTTCAGAAAGTCTGTGCTCATCGCGGCGTTCGCGTTCGTCGGTTGGACCTGCGCGACGCTCTCGGCGGCCGGTCTCGGCGTCGAGGCCGCGCCCGCGCCGAAAGCCGCGGCCCCGCGGGCCGCGATGGCCCCCCCGAAGCTCGTCGAGACCCCTCTCCCCGGCGACGCGCTCGGCGTCACCGTCCACCGCCTCAAGAACGGCCTGACGGTCTATCTGAGCCCGAACCACGAGCAGCCGCGCGTCGCCGCCTGGATCGCCGTGCGCGCCGGAAGCCGCCACGACCCGGCCGACAGCACGGGCATGGCGCACTACCTCGAACACATGTTCTTCAAGGGCAGCTCGAAGCTCGGCACGCTCGACTTCGGCAGGGAGAAGGAGCACCTCGACGCCATCAGCCGGCTCTACGAGGAGCACTTCGTCACGACCGACACGGCGAAGCGCAAGGACATCTACGCGCGCATCGACCGGGAGAACGCCGAGGCCGCCAAGGCCGAGGTCCCCAACGAGCTCGACAAGGTCTACAAGGCGCTGGGCTTTCGCGGCATCAACGCGTTCACCTCCAACGAGATGACGGTCTATGTCTCCGACCTGCCGAAGAACCGCCTCGAGACCTGGGCGAAGCTCGAGAGCGACCGCTTCGCGCACCCGGTCTTCCGGCTCTTCCAGACCGAGCTCGAGACCGTCTACGAGGAGAAGAACCGCTCCAACGACAACCCCGGGCGCATCCTCAACGAGGCGCTCGACGCGGCCCTTTACGGGGAGCACCCCTACGGCCGCACGACGCTCGGCTCCATCGAGCACCTCAAGAACCCCTCGCTGAAGAAGATGTACGAGTTCCAGGCCCGCAACTACGTGCCCAACAACATGGCGCTCGCGCTCGCCGGCGACTTCGACCGTAAGGAAGCGCTCGCGCTCGTCGAGAAGTGGTTCGGGACCTGGACGCCGAAGCCGGTCGAGCCGCCGCCGGCCTACGCCCTGCCGGCGCTTTCCGCTCCCAAGCGCGTCGAGGTCCAGTACGAGGCCGAGGAGATGGCGATCGTCGCCTGGCCGCTGCCCCCCTACGGGCATCCGGACCGCGACGCCCTCACCGTCATGGACATGGTGATGGACAACTCGGAGTCGGGCATCGTGAACCTGACCCTCAACCAGGCCCAGAAGGTGAAGCGGGCCGGCTCCGGCACCGACTTCATGAACGAGGCGGGCTCCTGGAGTCTCTGGGTCGTGCCGAAGGACAGCCAGACTCTGGAGCAGGCCGAGGCCCTGCTCATGGGGACGGTCGCCAAGCTCAAGGCCGGCGAGTTCTCCGACGGGGACCTCAAGGCCATCATCACCAACTTCGAGATCTCCGAGAAGCGCAAGCAGGAGGGCAACGAGGCGCGCGTCGGAGAGCCGGGCTACGCGTTCATCCACGGCGAGGAGTGGGAGCATGCCGTCACCCGCCTCGAGCGCCTGCGCAGGGTGACGAAGGCCGACGTCCTGCGCGTCGCGGGGACGTATCTCGGCGAGGGGCGCGTCGTCGCGTTCCGGCGCCGCGGCAAGCCGGAGATCCCCTCCATCCAGAAGCCGGGCTTCTCGAAGATCGAGATCGCGCGCGACCGCGAGTCGGCGTTCGCGAAGGACCTGCTCGCCATGCCGGCCAAGCCCATCGAGCCCCGCTGGCTCGAGGCGGGCCGCGATTACAAGGTCGTGAAGACCGCCTTCGGCGAGCTCGTCTACGCGAAGAACCCCTTCAACGACCTCTTCTCGCTCGACCTGCACTTCGAGCGGGGCCACAAGCACGCGCGCGAGCTCTGCGCGGCGTTCGACCTCCTCGAGCTCTCCGGGGCCGGGGACCTGAGCGCCGAGGCGTTCAAGAAGAAGCTCTACGCGCTCGGCACCTCCATCGGCTACGGCTGCGGCGAGCAGTCCTCCTCGGTGCACGTCTCCGGCCTGGAGAAGAACCTCGAGGAGTCCCTGCGGCTCATGCGTCTGCGCTTCGCGAGCCCGAACCTCGAGGCCGACACGCTCAAGAAGATGGTCGAGGTGCGCATCGGCGCGCACAAGGACAACAAGGTCAACCCGGGCTACGTCTCCTACGCGCTCGGCGAGTGGGCCGCGCGCGGCAAGGAGAGCGGCGTCCTCGCCGAGCTCTCCGACGCGGAGCTCAAGGCGCTCGACGAGGGGAAGCTCAAGGCCCTGCTCAAGGACTTCCTCGGCTGGCGCCACCGCGCCGGCTACGTCGGGACGCTTCCCGAGGGGAAGGTCGCGGGCCTGCTCGACCTTCCGGGCGCGGCCTGGAAGCCGACGCCCGAGTACCGGCCGCTGACCTACCGGCATCCCGAGGGGCCCGAGGTCTTCTTCACGCACCGCGACATGGTGCAGTCGCAGGTCGGGCTCATCGCGGCCGACGAGGTCTACGACCCGGCCAAGGCCGTCGACTACAACTACTACTCCGACTACATGGGCGGGGGGATGAGCGCGGTGCTCTTCCAGGAGATCCGCGAGGCGCGTTCGCTCGCGTACTCCGCGCAGGGCGGCTACACGACGGTGAGCCACAAGGGCGACTTGAACCGCCTCTGGGGCCGCCTCGGCACGCAGGCCGACAAGACCATCGAGGCGACGACGCTCCTGCGCGACCTGCTCACGAAACTGCCGCCCGCCGAGGACCGCTTCCGCGAGACCAAGCGGGGCATCGAGGAGCGCTATCGCACCTCGCCGGTCGAGTTCCGGGACATCCCCGGGACCGTGCTCTACTGGGAGGACATGGGCTTCGCGAAGGACCCGCGGCCCGAGCGCTTCCAGCGGGCCCTCGGCTACCGCTTCGAGGAGCTCGTCGGCTTCGCGAAGCGCTTCGAGTCGAAGCCGAAGACCCTCTACATCCTCGGCAACCGGAGCCGGGTGGACCTCGAGGGACTGAAGAAGCTCGGCGCTTATAGCGAGAAGAGCTTGTCGGAGATCTTCCCATACTGA
- a CDS encoding sulfite exporter TauE/SafE family protein: protein MSFLHPAGLLACGGAAGLVGALLGLGGGIFLIPALVLLYGLPMRAAAGIGLVAVVATSSAAASVNVGRGLANMRLGIVLEPATVGGALLGASLAGLLSSSLLVGLFAILLFANSLLLWKGPRGGPEDLAPLKARDPLGGEYHDPASGRSVSYSVERLPWVAVVSFAAGIFSALLGVGGGILKVPALHLLGRVPMKAAAATSNLMIGATAGAGAAVYLARGDVPVEFAGTVTLGVLGGSMLGLKVSRRLSDRAVRRVFAALTLLIGIQMLRRALGR, encoded by the coding sequence ATGAGCTTCCTGCATCCGGCCGGACTGCTCGCCTGCGGCGGCGCCGCGGGCCTCGTCGGCGCCCTGCTCGGACTCGGCGGCGGGATCTTCCTCATCCCCGCGCTCGTGCTGCTCTACGGCCTCCCCATGCGCGCGGCCGCGGGGATCGGCCTCGTCGCGGTCGTCGCCACCTCGAGCGCCGCGGCCTCGGTCAACGTCGGCCGCGGTCTCGCCAACATGCGCCTGGGGATCGTCCTCGAACCGGCCACGGTCGGCGGCGCTCTGCTCGGGGCTTCGCTCGCGGGCCTGCTCTCCTCCTCGCTGCTCGTCGGACTCTTCGCGATCCTGCTCTTCGCGAACTCCCTCCTCCTCTGGAAGGGTCCCCGGGGGGGGCCGGAGGACCTCGCGCCCCTGAAGGCGCGGGACCCGCTCGGCGGCGAATACCACGACCCCGCCTCGGGCCGCAGCGTCTCCTACTCGGTCGAGCGCCTGCCCTGGGTCGCCGTCGTATCCTTCGCGGCGGGGATCTTCTCGGCCCTGCTCGGGGTCGGCGGAGGCATCCTCAAGGTCCCGGCCCTCCACCTGCTCGGGCGCGTGCCGATGAAGGCGGCCGCCGCGACGAGCAACCTCATGATCGGGGCCACGGCGGGCGCGGGCGCGGCCGTCTACCTCGCCCGCGGCGACGTCCCCGTCGAATTCGCCGGCACGGTGACGCTCGGCGTGCTCGGCGGCTCCATGCTCGGGCTCAAGGTCTCCCGGCGCCTGAGCGACCGGGCCGTGCGCCGCGTCTTCGCCGCGCTCACGCTGCTCATCGGCATCCAGATGCTGAGGAGGGCCCTTGGGCGCTGA
- the rlmN gene encoding 23S rRNA (adenine(2503)-C(2))-methyltransferase RlmN, translated as MDARKVRKTLERLGAPEYRLRQVLTGVFRDGVRSYAEITTLPAPMRAALEKDAPLLCLSQAELHSSSSGDAHKALLRLHDGRLIETVLMQPKPGKSWSACVSSQVGCALGCTFCATGRMGLLRNLGPEEICDQVLFWKQFLKAGKAASLSGPGVSGPVPEEKGLLVEGTLDHIVYMGMGEPFNNYEAVAESLRRLTDPDLYNIADRHIAVSTVGLPGGIDRFSEDFPQVNLAISLHAATDTLREKLVPAAKTYPLSRIGAALRSSLKRKRRKVFIEWVLLRGVNDGLDQAKALVRFIRATGEEYLLHVNLIVYNRAGAEFEPSEPPAVNAFRDHLKTCGISVTVRKSLGADIHGACGQLATPKRRAQ; from the coding sequence ATGGACGCCCGCAAGGTGCGCAAGACGCTCGAGCGGCTCGGAGCCCCGGAGTACCGGCTGCGCCAGGTGCTCACGGGCGTGTTCCGCGACGGCGTGCGCTCCTACGCGGAGATCACGACCCTGCCCGCGCCCATGCGCGCGGCGCTCGAGAAGGATGCGCCGCTCCTCTGCCTCTCCCAGGCCGAGCTCCACTCCTCCTCCTCCGGGGACGCGCACAAGGCCCTGCTGCGCCTGCACGACGGACGCCTCATCGAGACCGTCCTCATGCAGCCCAAGCCGGGCAAGTCCTGGAGCGCCTGCGTCTCCTCCCAGGTCGGCTGCGCGCTCGGCTGCACGTTCTGCGCGACGGGCAGGATGGGGCTGCTCCGCAACCTCGGGCCCGAGGAGATCTGCGACCAGGTCCTCTTCTGGAAGCAGTTCCTGAAGGCCGGGAAGGCGGCTTCCTTGTCGGGTCCGGGCGTGTCGGGTCCGGTGCCGGAGGAGAAGGGTCTGCTCGTCGAAGGGACGCTCGACCACATCGTCTACATGGGGATGGGAGAGCCCTTCAACAACTACGAGGCGGTCGCCGAGAGCCTGCGTCGTCTCACGGACCCCGACCTCTACAACATCGCCGACCGGCACATCGCGGTCTCCACCGTGGGCCTTCCCGGCGGGATCGACCGCTTCAGCGAGGACTTCCCGCAGGTCAACCTCGCCATCTCCCTGCACGCGGCGACCGACACCCTGCGCGAGAAGCTCGTCCCCGCGGCCAAGACCTATCCGCTCTCCCGCATCGGCGCCGCGCTGCGCTCCTCGCTCAAGCGCAAGCGGCGCAAGGTGTTCATCGAGTGGGTCCTGCTCCGGGGCGTCAACGACGGCCTCGACCAGGCCAAGGCCCTGGTGCGCTTCATCCGCGCCACCGGCGAGGAGTACCTGCTCCACGTCAACCTCATCGTCTACAACCGCGCCGGGGCCGAGTTCGAGCCGTCCGAACCCCCGGCGGTCAACGCCTTCCGCGACCACCTCAAGACCTGCGGGATCTCGGTCACCGTCCGCAAGAGCCTCGGCGCCGACATCCACGGGGCATGCGGACAATTAGCGACCCCAAAAAGACGCGCCCAGTAA
- a CDS encoding exodeoxyribonuclease III has product MAKVRLLSWNVNGLRAVGRKGFVDWFKKEKPDVLCLQETKAEPAQLDEELKAVPGYAAEFAWAEKKGYSGVGTYSRPAPSAVERGLGVAEYDREGRVLVHRYPEFTLFNVYFPNGKASPERLDFKMRFYEDFRKLLGRLRKRGEKRLVVCGDVNTAHREIDLARPKENAGSSGFLPEERAWIDRLLADGFIDTFREYEKGPGHYSWWDMVTRARDRNVGWRIDYFFVSEELRPHLAGAAIRPEVMGSDHCPVELTLTF; this is encoded by the coding sequence ATGGCCAAGGTCCGATTGCTTTCGTGGAACGTCAACGGCCTGCGCGCGGTGGGCCGCAAGGGCTTCGTCGACTGGTTCAAGAAGGAGAAGCCCGACGTGCTCTGTCTGCAGGAGACCAAGGCCGAGCCCGCGCAGCTCGACGAGGAGCTCAAGGCCGTCCCCGGCTATGCGGCCGAGTTCGCCTGGGCCGAGAAGAAGGGCTACAGCGGGGTCGGGACCTACTCCCGTCCCGCTCCCTCGGCGGTCGAGCGCGGCCTCGGGGTCGCGGAGTACGACCGCGAGGGGCGCGTGCTCGTGCACCGCTACCCCGAGTTCACCCTCTTCAACGTCTACTTCCCCAACGGCAAGGCGAGCCCCGAGCGGCTCGACTTCAAGATGCGCTTCTACGAGGATTTCCGCAAGCTGCTCGGCCGCTTGCGGAAAAGGGGGGAGAAGCGGCTCGTCGTCTGCGGCGACGTGAACACCGCGCACCGCGAGATCGACCTCGCCCGCCCCAAGGAGAACGCCGGCTCCTCCGGCTTCCTTCCCGAGGAGCGCGCCTGGATCGACCGCCTGCTCGCCGACGGCTTCATCGACACCTTCCGCGAGTACGAGAAGGGGCCCGGGCACTACAGCTGGTGGGACATGGTGACCCGCGCTCGGGACCGCAACGTGGGCTGGCGCATCGACTACTTCTTCGTCTCGGAGGAGCTGCGGCCGCATCTCGCGGGCGCGGCCATCCGTCCCGAAGTGATGGGCTCCGACCACTGCCCGGTGGAGCTCACCCTGACTTTTTAG
- a CDS encoding J domain-containing protein: protein MDIDKAYTILGVVPGVDPKEVQRAYRRRALEFHPDRVDARDAEYFSRKFMEIRDAYELLRKSGFPVPEPETVVEEPEYFRAAGRSFKLRPKDEAFQKVRFSTGNEMSPATMLFWGVFIPLCAVAIVLFLRFLIRQEIPAP, encoded by the coding sequence ATGGACATAGATAAGGCGTATACGATTCTCGGAGTGGTCCCCGGCGTCGACCCGAAGGAGGTCCAGCGGGCCTATCGGCGGCGCGCCCTCGAATTCCATCCTGACCGCGTCGACGCCCGGGACGCGGAGTACTTCTCGCGGAAGTTCATGGAGATCCGCGACGCCTACGAGCTCCTGCGCAAGAGCGGCTTCCCCGTGCCCGAGCCGGAGACGGTCGTCGAGGAGCCCGAGTACTTCCGTGCGGCCGGCCGCTCCTTCAAGCTCCGCCCCAAGGACGAGGCCTTCCAGAAGGTGCGCTTCAGCACCGGCAACGAGATGTCCCCGGCGACGATGCTGTTCTGGGGCGTGTTCATCCCGCTCTGCGCCGTCGCCATCGTCCTCTTCCTGCGCTTCCTGATCCGCCAAGAGATACCTGCTCCTTGA
- the hemH gene encoding ferrochelatase: MNAPTKAAVLLMGYGAPRGLDDVPAYLSEMRGDRSMPEPVVREVTERYRRIGGSSPLPAILERVRESLQESLGGPYDVYLGMRYGEPSLRSAVEGAVADGHANALALPLSPYQSRMTDEAYLEKARACAAAAGGRLAFFPPPAWHAHPLLVRAYAERLRETLSAVPEANRGRTFVLFTAHSLPASIVEEGDPYAEQLRLTCAAVAQEAGISEWMLAYQSRPQSQAPGAAWLGPEAGELIDAAAGSGADTVVLDPVGFLADNLETLYDDDVLLRERAERKGLSFHRVAALNDDVTYIRALAAVVRASFAPLS; this comes from the coding sequence TTGAACGCGCCGACCAAGGCCGCCGTCCTCCTCATGGGCTACGGGGCGCCCCGCGGCCTCGACGACGTCCCCGCCTACCTTTCCGAGATGCGCGGCGACAGGTCCATGCCGGAGCCTGTGGTCCGTGAAGTCACCGAGCGCTACCGCCGCATCGGGGGGAGCTCGCCGCTGCCGGCCATCCTCGAGCGCGTGCGCGAGAGCCTGCAGGAGTCTCTCGGGGGGCCCTACGACGTCTACCTCGGCATGCGCTACGGGGAGCCGTCGCTGCGCTCGGCCGTCGAGGGGGCGGTCGCGGACGGCCATGCCAACGCGCTCGCCCTGCCCCTCTCGCCCTACCAGTCCCGCATGACCGACGAGGCCTACCTCGAGAAGGCGCGCGCCTGCGCGGCCGCGGCGGGCGGACGGCTCGCTTTCTTCCCTCCGCCGGCCTGGCACGCGCACCCGCTGCTGGTGCGCGCCTACGCCGAGCGCCTGCGCGAGACCCTCTCGGCCGTCCCCGAGGCGAATCGCGGACGCACCTTCGTCCTCTTCACCGCGCACAGCCTCCCCGCCTCCATCGTCGAGGAGGGGGACCCCTACGCCGAGCAGCTGCGCCTGACCTGCGCCGCCGTGGCCCAGGAGGCCGGGATCTCGGAGTGGATGCTGGCCTACCAGAGCCGCCCTCAATCCCAGGCCCCTGGCGCCGCCTGGCTCGGACCCGAGGCCGGCGAGCTCATCGACGCGGCGGCCGGCTCGGGCGCCGACACCGTGGTCCTCGACCCGGTCGGCTTCCTCGCCGACAACCTCGAGACGCTCTACGACGACGACGTCCTGCTGCGCGAGCGGGCCGAACGCAAGGGGCTTTCCTTCCACCGCGTGGCCGCTCTCAACGACGACGTGACCTACATCCGCGCGCTCGCGGCCGTCGTGCGGGCGTCCTTCGCACCCTTATCATGA
- a CDS encoding DUF2142 domain-containing protein, translating into MSRGAGRAALTLVLALHLALALAFNARVPLGGAPDEPAHAACVESLLHGRLPVWDWPARPEGYEAHQPPLYYAAAALWDLPLRGTHPALQLRWLRVFSTFLHLLALLCIWRMARLCLGPGVALAATAAAAALPMFAFIGASVSNDALANLAGSLLLWRWLEERRTPGGKGQALRLGALIGLGLNAKATLAAPALCVFVERVWAWRREGGTKAALARAALLGAAALVLCLPLFARNLTLYGDLWGLARTALYDPQRFGWARLPEWCVLFFQSFWGRFGWMTNPLPGWSYLLLLALSALALAGFVKERRRMLSGDAGVLLLFFGGVLAQTFCYGFLRSFQPQARFSFVALGAWAVLFVMGLEAWGEALPPAARRAVGVLLALGALGLDLLALRAL; encoded by the coding sequence GTGAGCCGCGGCGCCGGACGCGCGGCGCTCACGCTCGTCCTCGCCCTTCACCTCGCGCTCGCGCTCGCCTTCAACGCGCGCGTGCCGCTCGGCGGCGCACCCGACGAGCCGGCGCACGCGGCCTGCGTCGAGTCCCTCCTGCACGGCCGCCTGCCGGTCTGGGACTGGCCCGCGCGGCCCGAGGGTTACGAGGCCCACCAGCCCCCGCTCTACTACGCCGCGGCGGCGCTCTGGGACCTGCCTCTGCGGGGGACGCATCCGGCGCTGCAGCTGCGCTGGCTGCGCGTCTTCTCGACCTTCCTGCACCTGCTCGCTCTGCTCTGCATCTGGCGCATGGCCCGCCTCTGCCTCGGCCCGGGCGTGGCGCTCGCCGCGACGGCCGCCGCGGCGGCCCTGCCGATGTTCGCCTTCATCGGCGCGAGCGTCAGCAACGACGCGCTGGCGAACCTCGCCGGGTCGCTCCTGCTCTGGCGCTGGCTCGAGGAACGCCGGACCCCGGGGGGGAAGGGCCAGGCGCTGCGGCTCGGCGCCCTCATCGGGCTGGGGCTCAACGCCAAGGCGACGCTCGCGGCCCCCGCGCTCTGCGTGTTCGTCGAGCGCGTATGGGCCTGGCGGCGCGAGGGCGGAACGAAGGCGGCCCTCGCGCGCGCGGCGCTCCTGGGTGCTGCGGCCCTCGTGCTCTGTCTCCCGCTCTTCGCGCGCAACCTGACGCTCTACGGCGACCTCTGGGGGCTCGCGCGCACCGCGCTCTACGACCCCCAGCGCTTCGGCTGGGCGCGCCTGCCGGAGTGGTGCGTCCTCTTCTTCCAGAGCTTCTGGGGCCGCTTCGGCTGGATGACGAACCCGCTGCCGGGCTGGAGCTACCTCCTCCTGCTCGCGCTCAGCGCGCTCGCGCTCGCGGGGTTCGTCAAGGAGCGGCGGCGCATGCTCTCGGGAGACGCGGGGGTCCTGCTCCTGTTCTTCGGGGGGGTCCTGGCGCAGACCTTCTGCTACGGCTTCCTGCGCTCCTTCCAGCCCCAGGCGCGCTTCTCCTTCGTCGCGCTCGGCGCCTGGGCCGTGCTCTTCGTCATGGGGCTGGAGGCGTGGGGGGAGGCGCTCCCTCCCGCCGCGCGCCGCGCGGTCGGCGTCCTGCTCGCGCTCGGGGCCCTCGGCCTCGACCTGCTCGCGCTGCGGGCTCTTTAA